The following proteins are co-located in the Brevibacillus laterosporus DSM 25 genome:
- a CDS encoding phage tail tape measure protein, which produces MRTVIILGETQGQKHSLTTEILMDFGQSVSETGKFAGEVTKLGASFNVLSDAVHKVANDSERMNLAIGDKIARAVAEIKDGSNIKLNANSIKSAVESAIASKLIHGKVNIEGDLSPLSVNLTQKKWSSMTSEVRAKMKEAIEASSIKVGNVKPFVFSEYGFRELQERFNKELQSAISTRMSFAWGSVTKEMKDGTMARVPKPMKFEVKEEDLKHLMNTVSNEFMKHISDPKNIVVGNIQPVQFDSARLNMAVGRIKEAIGDIDKHLLNVNLDELKKLPNLDKSMMNFRTAMETTVAQITQLDAELKGLRLNGQEKELASVLSKIQGLRTTIVDKVGLLITSVGEEIKKVPLGTKEYANYKATLDNVGHIVDRHIQAEINGMVTGLAARLGIDPATGASTKGAGENNKWIASIKGVQELLITSAESAVKNLAHADLGIDFNLIINHFREWSSQMRAKMLLDSQHSLEKLTAQLTASNKEVLDSFSQAITRVAKFQFEPTAVGNVMVNLPVDQLRPRVLAEIEKVVKEMVQGFKAVPHGAAGTVDTVTLPESTTSSINTALKGILMAQSEQLLAQLRAGEGVKPSASDLAQLDAVMAQESKELIKLIVDQASKNARTLAEGISANGFQSFTKDDQARIKKEMEMTLQKTVTEFTKAVDSAFGAFTMTVATAQSMHSKLSEELNRKIATSNITFLDAKEPLVLTGAVTTIQKKLHEAVLSNIAAWKPDSIPLHIATDAPATAMRNAIQSMLNMASSKVVEGVGGIADGANAIFLNPKKLHKDVRRALATAEGFDKVADWEKAFKAGVSLEKATGQIMEEGVRTVLNKFHNAIAKNTSSAISAYSEALGKVDVQPDLTSVHVLVRRVGEMMDNVQFRMVEVLTKNLESFYKGAIDGIKNLPHITSSIGYRPPAGGSLELTSQPFPFGEPRANLPVDTRYPTADKPPKGYSEFDMMNRWEREARIRVLNTKNRFEKSNLSEDQRSRLHDFLDNDYMVRVQEAVSRFQQGHRVGDMSPYQTLRESILDASLSLRYMVEQFRKINLGATTQSNVAEMKNKLTEYRGSSAIKMESLRTKFIGKLNSEQMGDLEDHLSSLKRRVDSLANADIINEEDITKAQKAMRQLNREIDLVAKGYDRILKVSGIEREIDKLSEKMNRLMAGSLLPVNKMARLGDLINDSYADHSKFKDAKEYYADLVRESRQLNANQRHEKSLQVSKNALNRDLETLRMDSLVDEGQLSRLAELIDRAIDPQDIAEARAFKSELMAINRELKKQEEIRRKRGEKIAESPMLKGDKVVFTEQLNSVLKTVDALKGYEITQMNVNNATNTWTVKLRDAEGNLRTLTGSIDKATGELFKHSEALQMVTQNAMRASSSIGSTIGRTGDILGNYVSNPVQDKRQNGGGIRGGFGTSVVNTMRYITAGALMGYPTMLLHESFQSAKEFDYQLAKARQNFEVKYLEPVGGNYEITDSNGEKVTAPRVLPNMSRLGEVLVDGAMKELEDRNGGKLTKQKRDDEVALATTEVKEYMKTGVVKDLQMIALLNGLDQQEVGLAYHIASRRYDNPYEATAFAREVAKVRSIEEVDVEKTATGFEAISSQWGINGYTLQKVSNMMIMAANISQAKIEDLIATQQKAGSLFRNAMGNRSKEDALAHSIAFSSMFVQATARSGTEGGTFWKAIIEKPYTKQGRDELVKMASMNPELFGDLNPYNKDGSARDFVDIFGSILETSMKMTDKDRIEMWKPLFPQWHTGSAAAVSAFTQDLQHTMEKVMHVTKDDKFDANKDGELSIKESINAYVESIKNADEDTSTYIRAGMMDTWKFRQSQVKTAWQISTYDAWEELKGEFSNLATYLTSFLRMIGENAGGIVDTMGLIARIMAGVGVKIAWGKFSDAVDNADKKKHAKKIESYGNAINENARMENLRRIGIQEEIAHHQNRANARNSYRAEVNTKIVGKEGEIHGLKAKRDEHQSLYEKAIKKGDTTAASFHSVERDHAESTAKAKGKEIEQLRKELQQLDQQDGKTRRSLEALDAELGDNGRAMAQLQNRARALTLAMDDMGIDSTQLKSNLNFLNREFQTGTIDASRYDAEIKKIGKEAGMSDGDISKLKREVDKLNKSFKEGAMDATKYVSKMKELERAHLTGSLGVPGGGVANVGSAGHSGVGLMDMAMMGLLAKDLIGGGKRGVFGKVKDVFQTKSLGSLFSKNTPMRGVNGEILRDLDGKVIKERAVNAERAARAGAAGAGEAGAAARAGKGLLGGITKAGKTVGKFGKLLRPLKAIPYLGTALAGADALMALIDPLTAMGMTDHEKKAIRSENKKELAKDFKDWEESSGLGAWWKGANLAWDGVFSGIGAALGGNNSSWSDYWKGFKAVGDGDGKYVEETLKKEYNYEQEALDAKVEAQMEINKKLEEQNKYHPLDTNKDGLLDPATDGANQTITYESLDALLQKINGELAKSVGNNETDYQVTRSRLLISGVREDSKQMRDLMENYLRENIKFFDKAINKLQETYDMMADGVEKDKVGAELNDKKQQKAQSELQLTGVKNSKIDELQRRMTDQLDLTQMGYDKRMYELLASNGGKEDAPEVVKLNKERISAVNEKLAGFQGEWDVLLKTGGFKPNSDEYMTIWKNLQSIGVEQAKNLAEMNKKMSKPQSTFNVPSGLKVMDYYDYMTKNNTHKSTIVGAGNVTVNVNIDNMTGDTKDVEKMTSALENTLKKNNSNQYLVNQFAGNVKANMGSNYKGIKGG; this is translated from the coding sequence ATGAGGACGGTGATTATTTTGGGTGAGACTCAAGGACAAAAACACTCTTTAACAACCGAGATTCTTATGGACTTCGGTCAGTCCGTATCTGAGACTGGAAAGTTCGCGGGTGAGGTTACTAAACTGGGGGCTTCATTCAATGTCCTCTCGGACGCTGTTCATAAAGTAGCTAACGATTCTGAGCGTATGAACCTTGCTATTGGCGACAAGATTGCTAGAGCTGTTGCTGAAATCAAAGATGGTTCTAACATAAAGCTCAATGCAAATTCGATTAAGAGTGCGGTAGAGTCTGCTATTGCATCTAAGCTTATACACGGTAAGGTCAATATCGAAGGAGACCTGTCACCGCTTAGCGTAAACCTTACGCAAAAGAAGTGGAGTAGTATGACTTCTGAGGTAAGAGCTAAAATGAAAGAAGCCATTGAAGCGTCTTCGATTAAGGTAGGAAATGTTAAACCTTTCGTCTTCTCGGAGTACGGATTCCGTGAGCTTCAAGAGAGATTCAATAAGGAGCTTCAGAGCGCAATCTCTACACGTATGTCCTTCGCTTGGGGTAGTGTAACTAAGGAGATGAAGGACGGTACGATGGCTAGGGTTCCTAAGCCTATGAAGTTTGAGGTGAAGGAAGAAGACCTGAAGCATCTTATGAACACTGTATCCAATGAGTTCATGAAGCATATTAGTGACCCTAAGAACATTGTAGTCGGAAACATTCAGCCAGTACAGTTCGACTCTGCTCGTTTGAACATGGCTGTAGGACGTATCAAGGAAGCTATTGGTGACATTGACAAGCATTTGCTGAATGTTAACCTGGACGAACTGAAGAAGCTCCCTAACCTTGACAAGAGCATGATGAACTTCCGTACTGCGATGGAGACCACTGTAGCACAGATCACTCAACTTGACGCTGAGTTGAAAGGTCTTCGCCTTAACGGTCAGGAGAAGGAATTGGCATCCGTGCTTAGCAAAATTCAAGGTCTTAGAACGACAATCGTGGATAAAGTTGGTTTACTTATCACAAGTGTGGGCGAGGAGATCAAGAAAGTCCCACTAGGTACTAAAGAGTACGCGAACTACAAGGCTACTCTTGACAATGTTGGTCATATAGTAGACAGGCACATCCAAGCTGAGATCAATGGTATGGTTACGGGTTTGGCGGCTCGACTTGGAATTGACCCTGCAACAGGAGCATCCACAAAGGGCGCAGGTGAGAACAATAAGTGGATTGCCAGTATCAAGGGGGTGCAAGAGCTTCTTATTACTTCTGCTGAAAGTGCGGTTAAGAACCTTGCACATGCTGACTTAGGAATCGACTTCAACCTGATTATCAACCACTTCCGTGAATGGTCTTCTCAGATGAGAGCTAAGATGCTTCTTGACTCCCAACATTCCTTAGAGAAACTGACAGCACAGCTAACTGCAAGCAACAAGGAGGTTCTTGACTCTTTTTCTCAAGCCATTACTAGGGTTGCTAAGTTCCAATTTGAACCGACTGCTGTAGGTAACGTGATGGTAAACCTTCCAGTAGATCAGCTACGTCCTCGTGTTCTTGCTGAGATAGAGAAAGTAGTAAAAGAGATGGTTCAGGGATTCAAGGCAGTCCCTCACGGGGCGGCAGGAACAGTAGATACTGTTACCTTGCCTGAGAGTACTACTTCCTCTATCAATACTGCGTTAAAAGGTATTCTGATGGCTCAATCCGAGCAGTTGTTGGCTCAGCTTCGTGCGGGAGAAGGTGTAAAACCATCTGCTTCTGATCTTGCTCAACTTGATGCAGTAATGGCACAGGAGTCCAAAGAGCTGATTAAGTTGATCGTTGACCAAGCATCCAAGAATGCTCGAACCCTTGCTGAAGGAATCAGTGCAAACGGGTTCCAATCCTTTACGAAGGACGACCAAGCACGAATTAAAAAAGAGATGGAGATGACACTTCAGAAGACCGTTACTGAGTTTACGAAGGCAGTAGATTCTGCTTTTGGGGCTTTCACTATGACTGTCGCTACAGCTCAGTCCATGCACAGTAAGTTGAGTGAGGAACTGAACCGTAAGATTGCTACGAGCAATATCACGTTCCTCGATGCTAAGGAGCCTTTGGTTCTTACGGGAGCTGTCACAACCATTCAGAAGAAACTACATGAAGCTGTATTGTCCAATATCGCGGCATGGAAGCCTGACTCTATTCCCTTACATATCGCTACTGATGCTCCTGCTACAGCTATGCGTAATGCCATTCAATCCATGCTGAACATGGCTTCGAGCAAGGTTGTTGAAGGTGTGGGAGGTATTGCTGATGGTGCTAATGCGATCTTTCTGAACCCTAAGAAACTCCATAAAGATGTTAGACGTGCACTGGCTACAGCGGAAGGGTTTGATAAAGTAGCTGACTGGGAGAAGGCTTTCAAGGCGGGTGTGTCTCTTGAGAAGGCTACTGGTCAGATCATGGAAGAAGGGGTACGTACTGTACTTAACAAGTTCCATAACGCAATTGCGAAGAATACTTCCTCAGCAATTTCTGCATACAGCGAAGCTTTGGGGAAAGTAGACGTTCAACCTGATCTTACTAGCGTTCATGTCCTTGTAAGACGTGTTGGGGAGATGATGGACAATGTTCAGTTCCGTATGGTCGAGGTACTTACCAAGAACTTGGAATCCTTCTACAAAGGTGCTATAGACGGAATTAAGAATTTGCCACACATCACATCGAGTATTGGGTACCGTCCACCTGCGGGAGGTTCTTTGGAATTGACCTCTCAGCCATTCCCATTTGGAGAGCCGAGAGCGAACCTTCCTGTAGACACACGTTACCCTACAGCAGACAAGCCACCTAAAGGGTACTCAGAGTTCGACATGATGAATCGTTGGGAAAGGGAAGCACGAATTAGGGTTCTTAACACCAAGAACAGATTCGAGAAAAGCAACCTTTCCGAAGATCAAAGAAGTCGTTTGCATGACTTTCTTGACAACGACTACATGGTGCGGGTGCAGGAAGCTGTAAGTAGATTCCAGCAAGGTCATAGAGTAGGGGATATGTCTCCTTATCAAACCTTGCGTGAATCCATCCTTGATGCGTCTTTGTCACTGAGATACATGGTTGAGCAGTTCAGGAAGATTAACTTGGGTGCAACGACTCAATCCAATGTAGCGGAGATGAAGAACAAGCTGACTGAGTACCGAGGCAGTTCTGCTATCAAGATGGAGTCTCTAAGAACCAAATTTATCGGAAAGCTCAATTCTGAGCAAATGGGGGACTTGGAAGATCATCTTAGTAGCTTAAAACGTAGGGTAGACTCTCTTGCCAATGCTGACATTATTAACGAGGAAGACATCACAAAAGCTCAGAAGGCTATGAGACAGCTCAACCGCGAGATTGACTTGGTTGCAAAGGGATATGACCGAATCCTGAAGGTAAGTGGTATTGAGCGTGAAATCGACAAGCTTAGCGAGAAGATGAACCGTTTGATGGCGGGAAGTCTGTTGCCAGTTAATAAGATGGCTCGACTTGGTGACCTCATTAACGATTCATACGCTGATCATTCGAAGTTCAAAGACGCGAAAGAGTACTACGCTGACCTTGTTCGGGAAAGCAGACAGCTTAATGCTAATCAACGCCATGAGAAGTCCCTTCAAGTATCGAAGAACGCTCTTAACAGAGACCTCGAAACGCTTAGAATGGACAGCCTCGTTGACGAAGGGCAGTTGAGCCGCTTAGCTGAACTCATTGATCGGGCTATTGACCCTCAGGACATTGCTGAAGCCCGTGCTTTCAAATCTGAGCTTATGGCGATCAACCGTGAGCTAAAGAAGCAAGAGGAGATCAGACGTAAGCGCGGCGAGAAGATTGCAGAGTCTCCGATGTTGAAGGGTGATAAGGTAGTATTTACTGAGCAGTTGAACTCTGTTCTGAAGACTGTAGATGCCCTCAAAGGGTATGAAATTACTCAGATGAATGTTAATAATGCTACCAATACCTGGACGGTTAAACTAAGGGATGCTGAGGGTAATCTCAGAACTCTTACTGGTTCAATCGACAAAGCTACTGGTGAGCTGTTCAAGCACAGTGAAGCATTGCAGATGGTTACTCAGAACGCCATGAGAGCTTCCAGTTCCATCGGTTCAACAATCGGTAGGACGGGTGATATCCTCGGAAACTACGTGAGCAATCCTGTCCAGGATAAACGTCAGAATGGCGGCGGGATTAGGGGTGGATTTGGTACATCAGTAGTCAATACCATGCGGTACATCACAGCGGGTGCGCTTATGGGGTACCCTACAATGCTTCTGCACGAATCCTTCCAGTCTGCTAAGGAGTTTGACTATCAGCTTGCGAAGGCTAGGCAGAATTTCGAGGTTAAGTACCTGGAACCAGTTGGAGGTAACTACGAAATTACTGATTCCAACGGGGAGAAGGTTACAGCTCCACGAGTTCTTCCTAACATGTCCCGTCTTGGTGAGGTGTTAGTCGATGGGGCTATGAAAGAGTTGGAAGATCGCAACGGTGGTAAGCTGACAAAACAGAAGAGAGATGATGAAGTTGCTCTCGCTACAACCGAAGTAAAGGAGTACATGAAAACAGGGGTTGTAAAAGACCTTCAGATGATTGCCCTCCTAAACGGTCTTGATCAACAGGAGGTGGGTCTTGCTTACCACATCGCTTCCCGTAGGTACGATAACCCTTACGAAGCTACTGCTTTTGCAAGGGAAGTCGCTAAGGTACGTTCGATTGAGGAAGTTGACGTTGAGAAAACGGCTACGGGCTTTGAAGCCATCTCCTCGCAGTGGGGTATTAACGGTTATACTCTCCAAAAAGTCTCTAACATGATGATTATGGCGGCTAACATATCTCAAGCGAAGATCGAAGACCTTATTGCTACTCAACAAAAGGCAGGTTCCCTGTTCCGTAATGCCATGGGTAATAGGAGCAAAGAAGACGCATTGGCACACTCCATTGCCTTCTCGTCCATGTTCGTTCAAGCGACTGCCCGCTCTGGTACGGAGGGTGGTACGTTCTGGAAAGCTATCATTGAAAAGCCTTATACCAAACAGGGTCGAGATGAGCTTGTGAAAATGGCATCTATGAATCCTGAGCTGTTCGGAGACCTTAATCCATACAATAAGGACGGCTCCGCTAGGGACTTTGTAGACATCTTCGGAAGTATCCTTGAAACGAGCATGAAGATGACAGATAAAGACCGTATCGAGATGTGGAAGCCGCTGTTCCCTCAATGGCACACGGGTAGTGCGGCGGCTGTATCTGCATTCACTCAAGACCTTCAACATACCATGGAGAAGGTAATGCACGTCACAAAAGACGACAAGTTTGATGCCAACAAGGATGGGGAACTAAGCATTAAGGAATCCATAAATGCTTACGTTGAGAGCATCAAGAATGCAGATGAAGATACCTCCACGTACATCCGTGCAGGAATGATGGATACATGGAAGTTCCGTCAAAGCCAAGTCAAAACAGCATGGCAAATCTCCACATATGACGCTTGGGAGGAACTAAAAGGGGAGTTCTCTAACCTTGCAACTTACCTTACTTCTTTCTTGCGTATGATCGGTGAAAATGCGGGAGGTATTGTAGACACCATGGGTCTAATCGCTCGTATTATGGCGGGCGTAGGGGTTAAGATCGCATGGGGCAAGTTCAGTGATGCGGTGGACAATGCAGATAAGAAGAAACACGCGAAGAAAATTGAGAGCTACGGTAATGCCATTAATGAGAACGCTCGAATGGAAAATCTTAGACGCATTGGTATCCAAGAAGAGATCGCTCACCATCAGAACCGTGCGAACGCTAGAAACTCTTACAGAGCTGAGGTTAACACAAAGATCGTGGGTAAGGAGGGAGAAATTCACGGACTGAAAGCCAAACGCGACGAACACCAATCTCTCTATGAGAAGGCTATTAAGAAAGGTGATACAACAGCCGCTTCTTTCCACTCTGTAGAGCGAGACCATGCGGAAAGTACAGCCAAAGCTAAGGGTAAAGAGATTGAACAGCTTCGTAAGGAGCTTCAACAATTGGACCAGCAGGACGGAAAGACGAGACGTAGTCTTGAAGCCCTGGACGCTGAACTTGGTGACAATGGTAGGGCGATGGCTCAACTTCAAAATCGTGCTAGGGCACTGACATTGGCAATGGACGACATGGGAATCGACTCGACACAGCTGAAGAGTAACCTGAACTTCTTGAACCGTGAGTTCCAAACTGGCACCATAGATGCTTCTCGATATGATGCCGAGATCAAGAAGATCGGTAAGGAAGCAGGAATGTCGGACGGCGACATCTCGAAGTTGAAGCGAGAAGTTGATAAGCTCAACAAATCCTTCAAGGAAGGTGCCATGGATGCCACAAAATATGTCAGCAAGATGAAGGAGCTTGAACGTGCCCACCTTACAGGTTCCCTGGGTGTCCCTGGTGGCGGTGTTGCGAATGTGGGAAGTGCAGGTCACAGCGGTGTCGGTCTCATGGATATGGCTATGATGGGTCTCCTAGCCAAGGATTTGATTGGCGGCGGTAAGCGTGGTGTGTTCGGTAAGGTTAAGGACGTGTTCCAAACCAAGAGCCTGGGTTCACTGTTCAGCAAGAACACGCCTATGCGTGGAGTTAACGGCGAAATACTCCGCGACCTGGATGGCAAGGTCATCAAAGAGCGGGCTGTTAACGCTGAACGTGCCGCAAGAGCAGGGGCGGCAGGTGCAGGGGAAGCAGGGGCGGCGGCAAGAGCAGGTAAAGGTCTTCTCGGTGGAATCACCAAGGCAGGTAAGACTGTAGGGAAGTTTGGCAAGTTGCTACGACCACTGAAGGCGATTCCGTACCTCGGAACAGCACTTGCGGGGGCAGATGCACTAATGGCTCTTATTGACCCTCTTACTGCAATGGGAATGACCGACCATGAGAAGAAGGCAATCAGGTCAGAGAACAAGAAGGAGCTTGCTAAGGACTTCAAGGATTGGGAGGAGTCCTCTGGCTTAGGTGCTTGGTGGAAAGGTGCCAACCTTGCATGGGACGGTGTATTTAGTGGAATCGGAGCCGCGCTCGGTGGTAATAACTCTTCGTGGAGTGACTACTGGAAAGGGTTCAAGGCAGTAGGTGATGGTGACGGAAAGTACGTAGAGGAAACTCTCAAGAAAGAGTACAACTACGAACAGGAAGCCCTCGATGCTAAGGTAGAAGCCCAAATGGAGATTAACAAGAAGTTGGAGGAACAAAACAAGTACCATCCACTTGATACCAACAAGGATGGATTACTTGACCCTGCAACTGACGGTGCAAACCAAACGATAACATACGAAAGCCTCGATGCGCTTCTTCAGAAAATCAACGGAGAGCTTGCCAAGAGTGTAGGTAACAACGAGACTGACTACCAAGTAACACGTTCCCGACTTCTTATCAGCGGGGTTCGTGAGGACTCTAAGCAGATGCGTGACCTGATGGAAAACTACCTCAGGGAAAACATCAAGTTCTTCGACAAAGCCATCAATAAACTCCAAGAGACTTACGATATGATGGCAGATGGTGTAGAAAAGGACAAGGTTGGTGCGGAGCTGAACGATAAGAAGCAACAGAAAGCCCAATCCGAGCTTCAGTTGACAGGGGTCAAGAATAGTAAGATTGACGAACTTCAACGTAGGATGACTGACCAACTTGACCTTACTCAAATGGGGTACGACAAGAGGATGTACGAACTTCTGGCTAGTAACGGCGGGAAGGAAGACGCTCCTGAGGTTGTAAAGCTGAACAAGGAACGTATATCAGCAGTTAATGAGAAACTTGCGGGTTTCCAAGGTGAGTGGGACGTTCTTCTCAAGACTGGTGGGTTTAAACCTAACTCTGATGAGTACATGACCATTTGGAAGAATCTTCAGTCCATTGGCGTGGAACAGGCTAAGAACCTAGCTGAGATGAATAAGAAGATGAGCAAGCCACAGTCTACCTTCAACGTTCCGAGTGGTCTCAAGGTAATGGACTACTACGATTACATGACTAAGAATAATACTCACAAGAGTACTATAGTCGGTGCAGGTAACGTCACTGTGAATGTGAACATCGACAACATGACAGGCGACACCAAGGATGTTGAGAAGATGACTTCTGCGCTTGAGAATACCCTCAAGAAAAACAACAGCAACCAGTACCTTGTGAACCAGTTCGCGGGCAACGTAAAGGCGAACATGGGTAGTAACTACAAAGGAATCAAAGGAGGCTAA
- a CDS encoding major capsid protein, protein MPTVQKVHIDKPLSNISIGYKNEAYIADQIFKPLEVKKQSDRYYVYGMEKFRTHNDLRAPGTEANEINWTLSNDTYFTEGHALRHAIADEEKANADEEFDLETEGTELVTEGILLNKEVDAANQVMNANNYHNDLRLTLGTAGTYKWSDYENSDPILDVHKAKEALHQKSGIRPNTMIMSEQVMNVLKLHPKIKEVIKYVERGIISTELLKAVFGVDNFLVGSALVSDATNAGSYQPGQREDLNYIWGTSVVLAYIAPRPGRKQVSLGYSFMWNKDGNGAVQVRKWYEVGRKATIVEAERWYNQKMISDVAGFIFADAVIPFSG, encoded by the coding sequence ATGCCAACAGTTCAGAAGGTGCATATCGACAAACCCTTGTCGAACATCTCCATCGGCTACAAGAACGAAGCGTATATCGCTGACCAAATCTTCAAACCGTTGGAAGTAAAGAAGCAGTCTGACCGTTACTACGTATACGGTATGGAGAAGTTCCGTACTCATAACGACCTTCGTGCCCCTGGTACAGAAGCGAATGAGATCAACTGGACGCTTTCCAATGATACGTACTTCACCGAAGGACATGCCCTCCGTCACGCTATTGCTGACGAAGAAAAGGCAAACGCAGATGAGGAGTTCGACCTCGAAACCGAGGGTACAGAGCTTGTTACCGAAGGTATCCTCTTGAATAAAGAGGTTGACGCGGCTAACCAAGTAATGAACGCGAACAACTATCACAATGATCTGCGGCTGACTCTCGGTACGGCAGGTACGTACAAGTGGAGTGACTACGAGAACTCCGACCCAATCCTGGACGTTCACAAGGCAAAGGAAGCACTTCACCAGAAATCGGGTATTCGTCCTAACACGATGATTATGTCCGAGCAAGTCATGAACGTGCTGAAACTTCACCCTAAGATCAAGGAAGTCATCAAGTATGTTGAGCGTGGAATCATCTCCACTGAACTGCTAAAAGCAGTGTTTGGCGTTGATAACTTCTTGGTCGGTTCAGCGCTAGTGTCTGACGCGACCAACGCAGGGTCTTACCAGCCTGGACAGCGTGAAGACCTGAACTACATTTGGGGAACCTCGGTAGTTCTTGCATACATTGCTCCACGTCCAGGCAGGAAGCAAGTGTCGCTTGGATACAGCTTCATGTGGAACAAAGACGGTAACGGTGCTGTCCAAGTGCGTAAGTGGTACGAGGTTGGTCGTAAGGCTACCATCGTAGAAGCTGAGCGTTGGTACAACCAAAAGATGATCTCGGATGTTGCGGGCTTCATCTTCGCAGATGCGGTAATTCCGTTCAGCGGCTAA
- a CDS encoding metallophosphoesterase yields MKQFLSGYSGSHQSMYVLPIGDIHFGNRYHNPKYLDKALQFAVKNRNRTRILLMGDLMEVATKTSVGRSVYDEAYPTQRQFEIAVETFRPVADLIDIVIEGNHEERIIRDTSFEIMQEFCHRIGRPDAYGKFSGIVNFNLGSGQTYSTYAWHGATGGTTESSVINAMLKMRETAIAHMYFMGHTHKLLKFEREVFLPAPGKDEPVVLKQMFVNTGASLEHGGYGEQKGFPASLPGYGVVQLFAEEHRKVFHKIDDLI; encoded by the coding sequence ATGAAGCAGTTCTTATCGGGATACAGCGGCTCTCACCAGTCGATGTACGTTCTACCGATTGGAGACATCCACTTCGGAAACAGGTACCACAATCCCAAATATCTTGACAAAGCATTGCAGTTTGCTGTTAAGAACCGAAATCGTACTCGCATTCTATTGATGGGAGACTTAATGGAGGTAGCTACTAAGACATCTGTAGGACGGTCTGTTTACGATGAAGCATACCCAACTCAAAGACAGTTTGAGATCGCAGTGGAGACATTTAGACCTGTAGCAGACCTTATAGACATTGTAATCGAAGGTAATCACGAGGAGCGAATCATACGAGACACCTCTTTTGAGATCATGCAAGAGTTTTGTCATCGAATTGGTCGTCCTGATGCTTATGGCAAGTTCTCTGGAATTGTGAACTTCAATCTTGGTAGTGGGCAGACATATTCCACATACGCATGGCACGGAGCCACTGGCGGTACAACGGAATCGTCTGTTATCAATGCCATGTTAAAGATGCGTGAGACTGCAATAGCGCATATGTACTTCATGGGTCACACTCATAAACTCCTGAAGTTTGAACGTGAAGTATTCTTACCCGCGCCTGGGAAAGACGAGCCTGTAGTACTCAAGCAGATGTTCGTCAACACAGGTGCATCCCTCGAACACGGCGGATACGGTGAGCAGAAAGGGTTCCCTGCGAGTCTCCCAGGATACGGAGTAGTTCAACTGTTCGCGGAGGAGCATCGAAAAGTGTTCCACAAGATTGATGACTTGATTTAA